The following coding sequences lie in one Equus asinus isolate D_3611 breed Donkey chromosome 1, EquAss-T2T_v2, whole genome shotgun sequence genomic window:
- the TAS2R3 gene encoding LOW QUALITY PROTEIN: taste receptor type 2 member 3 (The sequence of the model RefSeq protein was modified relative to this genomic sequence to represent the inferred CDS: deleted 1 base in 1 codon), with protein sequence TVLYNRLNWAETRDRYSETTGRCDRSTERNFKSARRLYIKRKKKDQVCLIADRLGLTEWVFLVLSATQFLLGMLGNGFIELVNGSSWFKNKRISLSDFIITILALSRIVLLWVLLVDGVLMVFSSKVREERIVMQIIYVSWTFTNHLSIWLATCLSVLYCLKIASFSHPTFLWLKWRVSRVVVWMLLGALLLSCGSAVSLTHGFKIYSVFRGINGTGNVTEHFKKRNEYGLIHVLWTLWNLPPLIVSLASYFLLILSLGRHMWQMQQNGTSARNLSTEAHKRAIKIILSFLFLFLLYFLAFIITTASDFLPGTKMVKMIGEIITMFYPAGHSFILILGNSKLKQMFVEMLWCKPGHLKSGSKGSFSP encoded by the exons ACTGTGCTCTACAACAGACTAAATTGGGCAGAGACAAGAGACAGGTACAGTGAAACAACAGGTAGATGTGACAGATCCACGGAGAGAAACTTCAAATCAGCAAGGAGATTGTAcatcaaaagaaagaagaaagatcaggTCTGCCTAATAGCTGATAGGTTGGGACTCACTGAGTGGGTGTTTCTGGTTCTATCTGCCACTCAGTTCCTTCTGGGAATGCTGGGGAATGGTTTTATAGAGTTGGTCAATGGCAGCAGCTGGTTCAAGAACAAGAGAATCTCTTTGTCTGACTTCATCATCACTATCCTGGCTCTCTCCAGGATCGTTCTGCTGTGGGTTCTCTTGGTTGATGGTGTTTTAATGGTGTTCTCTTCCAAAGTACGTGAGGAAAGGATAGTAATGCAAATTATTTATGTTTCCTGGACATTTACAAACCATCTGAGTATTTGGCTTGCCACCTGTCTCAGTGTCCTCTACTGCCTGAAAATTGCCAGTTTCTCCCACCCTACATTCCTCTGGCTCAAGTGGAGAGTTTCCAGAGTCGTCGTATGGATGCTCTTGGGTGCGCTGCTCTTATCATGTGGCAGTGCCGTGTCTCTGACCCATGGATTTAAGATTTATTCTGTTTTCCGTGGAATCAATGGCACAGGGAATGTGACTGAgcactttaaaaagagaaatgaatatgGACTGATCCATGTTCTTTGGACTCTGTGGAACCTCCCTCCGTTAATTGTGTCTCTGGCCTCCTACTTTCTGCTCATCCTCTCCCTGGGAAGGCACATGTGGCAGATGCAGcaa aatggtaccagtgccagAAATCTAAGCACTGAGGCTCACAAGAGGGCCATCAAAatcatcctctccttcctctttctcttcctacttTACTTTCTTGCCTTTATAATTACAACAGCCAGTGATTTCCTACCAGGAACTAAGATGGTTAAGATGATTGGAGAAATAATTACAATGTTTTATCCTGCTGGCCACTCATTTATTCTCATTCTGGGAAACAGCAAGCTGAAGCAGATGTTTGTGGAGATGCTCTGGTGTAAGCCTGGTCATCTGAAGTCTGGATCCAAGGGCTCCTTTTCCCCATAG